In Nicotiana tabacum cultivar K326 chromosome 17, ASM71507v2, whole genome shotgun sequence, one DNA window encodes the following:
- the LOC107781751 gene encoding uncharacterized protein LOC107781751, whose translation MEPEAALEFVKQGATMLLLDVPQNTLIGIDTHMFSTGPNFKGVKMIPPGVHFIYYSSSNREGSQFSPIVGFFVDASPSEVIVRKWDSKDERFIKLSEEEEERYAQAVKNLEFDRQLGPYALDRYGDWKRLSNYITKNTIESIEPIGGEITVISESEVVENVPKTAMEKVLAEQLKSSKFSKPVEKSPSKGCYYTSIPRVIKQKGASGQELTNMNLDKTQILETILMKQHGGSDDSLLGELQFTFVAFLMGQSLEAFLQWKLLVSLLLGCTEAPLHTRTQLFTKFMKAIYYQLKVGFQKDSKDTGRAEKGAMTLLDESLLSADNFLRHLCKDFFSLVLDAPMVDGDLLTWTRKLRELLEQTLGWDFQQNSAVDGMYLEEDDEFAPVVEMLDDPDHTETPLNMIGGDAICPHHTQAPST comes from the exons ATGGAACCTGAAGCAGCGCTAGAGTTTGTGAAGCAGGGTGCTACTATGCTACTTCTCGATGTTCCTCAAAACACCCTCATCGGTATTGATACCCAC ATGTTTTCCACTGGGCCTAATTTCAAAGGCGTGAAGATGATTCCTCCTGGCGTCCATTTCATTTACTACAGTTCATCCAACAG AGAAGGAAGTCAGTTTTCACCAATAGTTGGTTTTTTCGTTGACGCAAGCCCTTCAGAG GTAATTGTTAGGAAATGGGATTCAAAGGATGAACGATTTATCAAATTATCCGAAGAAGAG GAAGAGAGATATGCTCAAGCAGTAAAGAATTTGGAGTTTGACAGACAACTTGGCCCTTATGCattggatcggtacggagattgGAAGCGCTTATCTAACTATATTACGAAGAATACCATTGAAAGTATTG AACCTATTGGAGGAGAAATCACAGTTATTTCTGAATCTGAGGTGGTTGAGAATGTTCCTAAGACAGCCATGGAGAAAGTCTTGGCTGAACAGTTGAAGAGTAGCAAGTTCTCGAAGCCTGTTGAGAAGTCGCCTAGTAAAGGTTGTTATTACACCTCAATTCCTCGTGTTATCAAGCAAAAGGGAGCTTCAGGACAAGAGCTTACTAACATGAATCTTGACAAG ACACAAATATTGGAGACTATTCTGATGAAGCAACATGGTGGTTCAGACGATTCACTTCTGGGAGAGTTACAATTTACCTTTGTTGCGTTTCTG ATGGGACAGTCACTTGAAGCTTTTCTGCAGTGGAAGCTTTTAGTCAGCCTATTACTTGGCTGTACAGAAGCT CCTCTACACACAAGGACTCAGCTCTTCACCAAG TTTATGAAAGCAATATATTATCAGTTGAAAGTTGGATTTCAAAAGGATAGTAAGGATACTGGCAGGGCGGAGAAGGGTGCAATGACATTGTTGGATGAGTCTTTGTTGTCTGCTGATAACTTCCTGCGTCACCTTTGTAAG GATTTCTTCTCATTGGTGCTTGATGCCCCCATGGTTGATGGAGACCTGCTGACTTGG ACTAGAAAACTGAGAGAGCTGCTTGAGCAGACTCTTGGATGGGACTTCCAGCAGAACAGTGCAGTTGATGGAATGTAccttgaagaagatgatgag TTTGCTCCAGTGGTGGAGATGCTAGATGATCCAGACCACACTGAAACACCGTTAAACATGATAGGTGGAGATGCTATATGTCCACATCACACTCAAGCACCGTCAACATGA